Proteins encoded within one genomic window of Cytophagales bacterium:
- a CDS encoding glycoside hydrolase family 3 N-terminal domain-containing protein encodes MKIYLLSILLLLSLVTKSQEQDSLDIMIGQMIMAGVRDFQQTDLREELLLNLEQGKIGGVVLFEKNVPKTNTKQGLIAMIDTLQAHASIPLLVSIDEEGGIVNRLKPKYGFDDPPSAQQLGAWDNTDTTYFYAQRIADNLKSLGINLNYAPVVDLNVNPKNPIIGGIGRSFSADYLEVVEHAAVYIQAHRDANVGTALKHFPGHGSSAKDTHKGIADVSKTFVIEELYPYKMLIDSGKVDAVMTSHVMNRILADSLPGTLSKRVVDGVLRGFLGYDGVVFSDDMQMKAITNHYGLETSVKLSILAGVDILVYANHVLEKDVIPVNKLFNLMKQLVNSGEIPEERIRESYKRIMDFKVQLGLLEVRRSYEPRK; translated from the coding sequence ATGAAAATCTACCTCCTGTCCATCCTGCTCCTCTTGTCTTTAGTCACAAAATCCCAGGAGCAGGATTCACTGGACATCATGATCGGGCAAATGATCATGGCAGGAGTCAGGGATTTTCAACAGACTGATCTTCGGGAAGAGCTACTTCTTAATCTTGAACAAGGAAAAATTGGCGGAGTAGTTCTTTTCGAAAAAAACGTCCCTAAAACAAACACAAAGCAAGGCTTGATCGCCATGATTGACACCTTGCAGGCGCATGCCAGCATCCCTCTTTTAGTAAGCATTGATGAAGAGGGTGGTATTGTAAACCGACTCAAACCTAAATATGGGTTTGATGATCCGCCTTCTGCACAGCAGCTTGGAGCATGGGACAATACAGACACCACTTATTTCTATGCCCAACGCATCGCGGATAATCTGAAAAGCTTAGGGATCAACCTTAATTATGCTCCAGTCGTAGACCTGAACGTCAATCCAAAAAACCCAATCATCGGGGGCATTGGGAGAAGTTTCTCGGCAGACTATCTGGAAGTGGTCGAACATGCAGCAGTTTATATCCAGGCACATCGAGATGCCAATGTTGGCACCGCCCTGAAGCACTTTCCCGGACATGGCAGTTCGGCCAAAGACACACACAAAGGCATTGCCGATGTATCGAAGACCTTTGTGATCGAGGAACTCTATCCTTACAAAATGCTGATTGACTCGGGTAAAGTAGATGCCGTGATGACCTCTCATGTGATGAATCGCATATTGGCGGACTCCTTACCCGGGACTTTGTCAAAAAGAGTTGTTGACGGTGTTCTACGAGGCTTTTTAGGGTATGATGGTGTCGTTTTCTCCGATGACATGCAGATGAAAGCCATTACCAATCATTATGGATTGGAAACTTCCGTGAAACTTTCCATTCTGGCTGGAGTAGATATCCTGGTATATGCCAATCACGTATTAGAAAAGGATGTGATTCCCGTCAACAAGCTATTCAACCTCATGAAACAACTGGTGAATTCTGGTGAGATCCCTGAAGAACGGATCAGGGAGTCTTACAAAAGAATCATGGACTTTAAGGTGCAATTGGGGTTGTTGGAGGTTAGGAGGTCTTATGAGCCTAGGAAGTGA
- a CDS encoding alanine racemase: MMTIKRPTFVINEGIARANIRRMAEKANASGTIFRPHFKTHQSKDVGDWFRQEGVTKITVSSVSMAQYFASHGWDDITIAFPYNPLEIDEINELASKIKLNVQIESREALDHLLVTAKSPLGYFIKIDLGTRRTGLLHNQSDIIQDLINRQTDKVAFRGLLSHAGHSYNARSPRKILEMHEDSMKVIKLIQSKLDQEVFISYGDTPSCSALESFDGIDEIRAGNFVFYDIQQTNIGSCTMEDIAVAVFCPVVAVHHNRDEAVIYGGAIHMSKDHIKRGNDDVYFGEVVTLTPSGWQYQGDAILDRVSQEHGIIKGSERFFRNLKVGDVVGILPAHSCLTANLASVYYNLSGERYEKMESNFY; encoded by the coding sequence ATGATGACAATCAAGCGGCCTACCTTCGTGATCAACGAAGGAATAGCGAGGGCCAACATTAGAAGAATGGCGGAGAAAGCTAATGCCAGTGGCACTATTTTCCGACCACATTTCAAAACGCACCAATCCAAAGATGTGGGGGATTGGTTCCGACAGGAGGGAGTGACAAAAATAACGGTTTCATCCGTTTCGATGGCACAATATTTTGCGTCCCACGGCTGGGATGACATCACCATCGCTTTTCCTTACAATCCCCTGGAAATCGATGAGATAAATGAGCTGGCTTCAAAAATCAAATTGAACGTTCAAATCGAATCGCGAGAAGCATTGGATCACTTACTGGTGACTGCTAAGTCACCACTGGGGTACTTCATCAAAATTGATTTGGGAACGCGCCGCACAGGTCTTTTGCACAATCAGAGCGACATCATTCAGGACCTGATCAATCGGCAAACGGATAAAGTTGCTTTCAGAGGGCTGCTGTCACACGCTGGCCATTCCTATAATGCACGTTCTCCCCGAAAGATCCTGGAGATGCATGAAGACAGCATGAAAGTGATCAAGCTGATCCAAAGCAAGCTCGATCAGGAAGTATTTATTTCATATGGAGATACCCCTTCCTGCAGTGCTCTGGAATCCTTTGATGGCATCGACGAGATCCGAGCTGGCAATTTCGTGTTTTATGACATCCAACAAACGAACATTGGATCGTGTACCATGGAAGACATTGCCGTAGCGGTATTCTGCCCCGTAGTGGCGGTTCATCACAACCGTGACGAAGCGGTGATCTACGGAGGTGCGATCCACATGTCAAAAGACCATATCAAGCGTGGCAATGACGATGTGTACTTTGGGGAAGTTGTGACCTTAACTCCTTCTGGCTGGCAATATCAAGGAGATGCCATTCTAGACCGTGTTTCTCAGGAGCATGGCATCATCAAAGGTTCAGAACGGTTCTTCAGAAATCTGAAAGTAGGAGATGTGGTAGGAATCTTGCCTGCGCATTCGTGTTTAACTGCTAACTTGGCGTCCGTTTACTACAATTTGTCTGGTGAGCGATACGAAAAAATGGAAAGCAATTTCTACTGA
- a CDS encoding efflux RND transporter permease subunit yields the protein MGKTGILHTIIRRKVLVSMLFIGFSVMGYISYNKLPVELFPNVEFPILIVQVGSSNEVDPKYMERQAIIPLEGAISSLEGIEEINASADSRQGMIFISFVQGTNIKYSYLKLEQKVNAIKADLGPEFFVNIVKIDTEQFTNAFMELQVLGSGGVDRVRNVTDQYITDRLTNVEGVGGVEVFGGRQKTVEIIMNDAICEANGITPNTINNVLAQNSNKSEFVGQVRTEGQNVFVNVSADLKNIKNIQSLVVSERGPLLLSDVADVFFGVKEQTTLSRVNGKDAISIRVSKASQANLIEVSENTLATIDEINKDLEPMGAEIVVQSNTAEIMVKNIDQIQNLALLGGLLAIFVLWIFLRRIKFILSIALAIPISVFTAFNFFYAYDITVNSLTLIGMSLAIGMLLDNSVVVIENIYRHVVSKKPAEDAVVDGTKEVMRSVIAATLTTVTVFLPFIFSSNFLVTLIGSHIGVSIISTLLVSLVVALVLIPMLAHATIKNDKKADAPLIKNASVRQRIIQMYLVVLKACFRKPAATIIGGLVLFFLTIGLSFLVSVASLNEVETDEMNLFVTMPEGSTLAATDTKVQQIEKDVLEIPVVGNLISQISEGESVLTVQLVEGFDQLDSISVGEVKSMLSNIADGYEDLEITMDQQQQASSRGQARGPSNSNTFEKMLGLGTQTEQIILKGQDFELMQTIANDLNSFISGLQSIESSYVNLSPERPEAHIIFDQLRMSEYGVTQENVMSGLNDFQPSFASGSSFFSGNEEFEITIKTNNQETQRAKEMKDLRALPVENAAGATHEMEDFSSVIYSSGESSINRLNQEKQIEITYQFIEDVIGSESLLEASRIEIDQLVAGINVPSGIVIDVIHEEPLFDEFYFLIFAAVVIIFMILAAIFESLYLPVVIMFSIPLSAIGAFLALTLTGNSLMNANTLIGFLILLGVVVNNGIILIDYSRILRRRGFTKYRSLMISGISRIRPILISSITTIVAMLPLALGEAEYVTSIGQPFAVTVMGGLALSTLLTLIYIPTMSAGLESVLKWFRNLNPYLRVFQIVAMIAVCTLVYLEIEGFMWQMIWFLAAIILIPGTTHFVMTSLRQANAKMVASDEAMHITIQNLTKVYGRDKRWLREWRGNKSLYEARDEEPISVRSILQNLIWQLALISFLVYFIYFYLDKAFWQLCFMIALHVLIISIINQVTYLMKKRRRLASIIHTVVLWGFPVVSASYLYADIQVKALGLVLIILWFIGLFLVSTARRLEARPVDLDNMKGRLKKIRRLYFKFILSIPVIGKKKEPFKALSGVSLKIEQGMFGLLGPNGAGKTTLMRILCGIMDQSYGKIWINGHDTNLRREELQGLIGYLPQAFGTYENMTPYQFLDYQAILRKITNKKAREERVQYVLKAVHMQDHQDKKIGSFSGGMKQRIGIAQILLHLPKILVVDEPTAGLDPLERIRFRNLLVELSRERIVIFSTHIIEDIASSCNHLAVLIKGNIEYIGSPTTMAELAKDNVWEFSVSPEEFEEIKEDHLIVHHMRDGENIKIKCLAKEKPVENAYQVRANLEDSYLWLMKNKNRNENEELAHATA from the coding sequence ATGGGTAAGACAGGCATACTCCATACGATCATTCGCAGGAAAGTTCTGGTATCGATGCTCTTCATTGGGTTTTCAGTGATGGGCTACATTTCCTACAATAAGCTACCTGTCGAGCTGTTTCCCAATGTTGAATTTCCTATTCTGATTGTTCAGGTGGGCTCCAGTAATGAGGTGGACCCCAAATACATGGAAAGACAGGCCATCATACCCTTGGAGGGAGCGATCAGCTCGTTAGAGGGAATTGAGGAAATCAATGCATCGGCAGATAGCCGGCAAGGGATGATTTTCATCTCCTTTGTTCAAGGCACCAATATCAAGTACTCCTATCTCAAGCTGGAACAAAAAGTCAATGCCATCAAAGCAGATCTTGGTCCAGAGTTCTTCGTCAATATCGTGAAAATCGATACGGAGCAATTCACCAACGCTTTCATGGAGCTTCAGGTGCTTGGATCGGGGGGAGTAGACCGGGTCAGAAACGTCACCGATCAATACATCACCGATCGATTGACCAATGTGGAAGGCGTAGGAGGAGTTGAAGTATTCGGCGGCCGTCAAAAGACGGTAGAAATCATCATGAATGATGCGATCTGCGAAGCAAATGGTATCACTCCTAATACGATCAATAATGTACTCGCTCAAAATTCCAACAAGAGTGAATTTGTCGGGCAGGTCCGTACTGAAGGTCAGAATGTTTTTGTGAATGTATCGGCTGATCTCAAGAACATCAAAAACATTCAGAGTCTGGTTGTTTCAGAAAGAGGACCACTGCTGCTAAGTGATGTAGCGGATGTCTTCTTCGGCGTGAAAGAGCAAACGACGTTGAGTCGGGTAAATGGAAAGGATGCCATTTCTATTCGCGTCTCAAAAGCTTCACAAGCCAACCTGATCGAGGTTTCTGAAAACACCCTGGCGACCATTGATGAGATCAACAAGGATCTTGAGCCAATGGGAGCTGAAATTGTGGTACAAAGCAACACCGCTGAAATCATGGTCAAGAACATTGATCAGATCCAGAATTTGGCATTGCTGGGTGGATTGCTGGCGATATTTGTTCTTTGGATTTTCCTGCGACGGATCAAGTTCATCCTGAGCATTGCGTTGGCGATCCCTATCTCTGTTTTCACCGCCTTCAACTTTTTCTATGCCTACGACATCACTGTCAATAGCCTCACCCTGATCGGGATGTCCCTGGCCATTGGGATGCTGTTGGACAATAGTGTGGTAGTGATTGAAAACATCTATCGACATGTAGTGAGCAAGAAGCCAGCTGAGGATGCGGTAGTGGACGGAACTAAGGAAGTGATGAGGTCTGTGATCGCGGCGACACTCACCACCGTGACTGTGTTTCTGCCTTTTATCTTCTCGTCCAATTTTTTGGTGACGCTGATCGGTTCACACATTGGCGTTTCAATCATATCGACATTGCTGGTCTCACTAGTAGTCGCATTGGTACTCATACCTATGCTTGCCCATGCCACGATCAAGAACGATAAGAAAGCCGATGCTCCATTGATCAAAAATGCATCGGTTCGGCAGCGCATCATCCAAATGTACCTGGTGGTATTGAAAGCTTGTTTCCGAAAGCCGGCAGCCACCATCATCGGTGGGTTGGTGTTGTTTTTTCTCACCATCGGATTGAGCTTTTTAGTCAGTGTTGCCAGCCTCAATGAAGTGGAGACTGACGAGATGAACTTGTTCGTGACCATGCCTGAAGGGTCGACCCTTGCCGCTACGGACACCAAAGTGCAACAGATTGAAAAAGATGTGCTGGAAATCCCAGTAGTAGGGAATCTTATCAGTCAAATTTCAGAAGGAGAGTCGGTGCTCACGGTCCAACTCGTGGAGGGTTTTGACCAATTGGATTCCATCTCAGTCGGAGAAGTGAAAAGCATGCTCAGCAACATTGCCGATGGCTATGAGGACCTGGAAATCACCATGGATCAACAACAGCAGGCCAGTAGCAGAGGTCAGGCACGCGGACCTTCTAACTCGAATACGTTCGAAAAGATGCTGGGGCTGGGTACGCAAACGGAACAGATCATTCTGAAAGGTCAGGACTTTGAATTGATGCAAACCATCGCCAACGATCTTAACTCCTTCATCAGTGGATTACAATCCATCGAATCGAGTTACGTGAATCTGAGCCCGGAACGTCCTGAAGCACACATCATTTTTGATCAGCTGCGCATGAGTGAGTATGGCGTGACGCAGGAAAACGTGATGTCAGGTCTCAACGACTTTCAACCCTCCTTCGCATCCGGGTCCTCTTTCTTCAGCGGCAATGAGGAATTTGAAATCACCATCAAAACCAACAATCAGGAAACGCAACGCGCGAAAGAGATGAAGGATCTCCGGGCGCTACCAGTGGAGAATGCTGCCGGAGCTACCCATGAGATGGAAGATTTTTCCTCTGTGATTTACTCTTCAGGGGAGAGTAGCATCAACCGTCTCAACCAGGAAAAACAAATTGAAATCACCTACCAATTCATTGAGGATGTGATCGGTTCCGAATCGCTGCTGGAAGCCTCTAGAATTGAAATTGATCAACTTGTGGCAGGGATTAATGTCCCATCCGGAATAGTGATAGACGTAATTCACGAAGAGCCGCTATTTGATGAATTCTACTTCCTCATTTTCGCGGCGGTAGTGATCATCTTCATGATCCTCGCGGCCATTTTCGAGTCATTGTACCTGCCTGTGGTGATTATGTTTTCTATTCCACTTTCGGCGATCGGGGCATTCCTGGCGTTGACTTTGACAGGCAATTCCCTGATGAACGCGAATACCTTGATTGGCTTCCTGATCCTACTGGGTGTGGTAGTGAATAATGGCATCATTTTGATTGATTACTCCAGGATTTTGCGCAGAAGAGGATTTACAAAATACCGGTCGCTGATGATCAGTGGCATCTCCAGAATTCGACCTATTCTAATCTCTTCCATTACTACGATCGTGGCGATGCTTCCTCTGGCTTTGGGAGAAGCAGAATACGTAACCAGTATTGGTCAGCCATTTGCCGTGACGGTGATGGGAGGTTTAGCATTGAGCACGCTGCTCACACTTATCTATATCCCAACCATGAGTGCCGGGTTAGAGAGTGTTTTGAAGTGGTTTAGGAACTTGAACCCGTATTTGAGGGTCTTTCAAATCGTAGCTATGATTGCGGTTTGCACCCTGGTTTACCTGGAAATTGAAGGATTCATGTGGCAAATGATATGGTTCCTGGCGGCTATTATTCTGATTCCAGGAACTACGCACTTTGTGATGACCTCATTGCGCCAGGCCAATGCCAAGATGGTTGCATCTGATGAAGCGATGCATATCACGATCCAAAATTTGACGAAAGTCTATGGCCGAGATAAGCGATGGTTGAGGGAGTGGAGAGGGAACAAGAGCCTTTATGAAGCGCGGGATGAAGAACCAATTTCGGTGCGATCAATCCTGCAAAATCTGATCTGGCAACTTGCGTTGATCAGCTTCCTGGTATACTTCATCTACTTCTACCTGGACAAAGCCTTTTGGCAGCTGTGTTTCATGATTGCTTTGCATGTGCTCATCATTTCGATCATAAATCAGGTGACTTATTTGATGAAAAAGCGAAGAAGGCTCGCTTCTATCATCCATACCGTGGTGCTTTGGGGATTCCCTGTTGTAAGTGCGAGTTATTTATACGCTGATATCCAAGTGAAGGCACTGGGTTTGGTGCTGATTATCCTATGGTTCATCGGATTGTTCCTGGTGAGCACGGCCAGAAGACTGGAAGCAAGGCCGGTGGATCTTGACAATATGAAAGGAAGGCTGAAGAAGATCAGGAGACTCTATTTCAAATTCATTCTCTCCATTCCTGTCATAGGTAAAAAGAAAGAGCCTTTCAAAGCACTCTCCGGCGTAAGCCTGAAAATCGAGCAGGGCATGTTTGGATTGCTGGGTCCGAATGGCGCAGGTAAAACCACGCTTATGCGAATCCTTTGTGGTATCATGGATCAGAGTTACGGTAAGATCTGGATCAATGGCCATGATACGAACCTACGCAGGGAAGAGCTACAAGGATTGATCGGCTACTTGCCGCAGGCTTTTGGTACCTATGAAAACATGACGCCATACCAGTTTCTGGACTATCAGGCCATCCTCCGAAAGATCACCAACAAAAAGGCTCGGGAAGAACGCGTGCAGTACGTACTAAAGGCGGTGCACATGCAGGATCATCAGGACAAAAAGATAGGTTCCTTTTCCGGAGGAATGAAGCAGCGGATCGGGATCGCTCAGATCTTGTTGCACCTGCCGAAAATCCTGGTGGTGGATGAGCCGACTGCCGGTCTGGACCCACTGGAACGTATCCGATTCAGAAACTTACTGGTGGAATTGAGTCGGGAGCGAATTGTGATTTTCTCTACCCACATCATTGAGGATATCGCTAGCTCCTGTAACCACCTGGCGGTATTGATCAAAGGGAACATTGAGTACATCGGAAGTCCTACGACCATGGCAGAACTGGCCAAGGATAATGTGTGGGAATTTTCTGTTTCGCCAGAGGAATTTGAGGAAATCAAGGAAGATCATCTCATCGTACATCACATGCGCGATGGTGAAAACATAAAGATCAAGTGCCTCGCAAAAGAGAAGCCAGTAGAAAACGCGTATCAGGTTCGTGCCAATCTGGAAGACTCGTACTTGTGGTTAATGAAGAACAAAAACAGAAACGAAAATGAAGAGCTCGCTCACGCTACTGCTTAG
- a CDS encoding neutral/alkaline non-lysosomal ceramidase N-terminal domain-containing protein translates to MPKWSKYLVAFFALLSLISIACLQPVDRTPYQEEAYYLTMMERIDSLYQDRLVPRDSDTLLIGWSKVNITPSKTTPMAGYGGREPMEFETVRDSIYIRTVVFDDGNRRSAYVSADLLIMPPEVTEHLRQMLPKLGWDLQQVFLTATHSHSSIGGWSPGLVGELFAGEYDPELPKSLAEKVLTSIRKAEENLDAGYVSYNELQAPELVKNRLVKKEGVIDPNFKIIGLLSGDRTAYLTSYSAHATCLSRHTHELSGDFPSHLVANLEKNDAIDFALYTAGPVGSMGPRTIETSDEYDEVIDFGDKLTEYVDLLGLLGPSYVADVSLDFWRVPLEIRTPMAKISRNIAFRPWLFRIFFGEYPIEVSFLQFGNTIFIGLPGDFSGELALPLYESAREKGLNLVINSFNGGYIGYIIKDQWYDLSKYEARTMSWYGPDNGAYISNVIEKIIEKITIEE, encoded by the coding sequence ATGCCCAAGTGGTCGAAGTACTTAGTTGCATTTTTTGCTCTGCTGTCGCTGATCTCCATTGCTTGTCTGCAACCGGTCGACCGGACACCCTATCAAGAGGAGGCCTATTATCTAACGATGATGGAACGGATCGATTCGTTGTATCAGGATCGGCTAGTCCCCAGAGATTCGGATACTTTACTCATCGGCTGGTCCAAGGTAAACATCACTCCTTCGAAAACGACTCCTATGGCAGGTTATGGTGGCCGGGAACCCATGGAATTTGAAACGGTCCGTGATTCGATCTACATCCGGACTGTGGTTTTTGATGACGGCAACAGACGCTCAGCTTACGTTTCAGCTGACTTGCTGATCATGCCACCTGAAGTGACTGAACACCTGAGACAGATGCTGCCCAAGTTGGGCTGGGACCTGCAACAAGTATTTCTCACAGCGACCCACAGTCACTCCAGTATCGGGGGCTGGTCCCCAGGTTTGGTAGGCGAACTCTTTGCCGGGGAATATGATCCTGAATTACCAAAAAGCCTGGCTGAAAAAGTCCTGACGAGTATTCGGAAGGCAGAGGAAAATCTAGATGCGGGATATGTTTCATATAATGAGTTACAAGCACCGGAGCTGGTGAAAAACAGATTAGTCAAAAAGGAAGGTGTGATCGATCCGAATTTTAAGATCATCGGATTGTTATCGGGCGATAGAACCGCCTACCTAACCTCCTATTCGGCGCATGCAACTTGCCTCAGTAGACACACCCATGAACTTTCAGGAGATTTTCCCTCACACCTGGTCGCAAACCTTGAAAAAAACGATGCCATAGATTTTGCATTGTATACAGCTGGCCCGGTTGGTAGCATGGGTCCACGTACGATTGAAACCTCAGATGAATACGATGAAGTAATCGATTTTGGAGACAAATTGACCGAGTATGTTGACCTACTTGGGCTATTGGGCCCATCGTATGTAGCCGACGTTAGTCTGGATTTTTGGCGGGTTCCACTGGAAATTAGGACACCTATGGCAAAAATTTCAAGAAATATTGCCTTTAGACCGTGGCTTTTCCGCATTTTCTTTGGAGAATACCCCATAGAGGTGTCATTTTTACAATTCGGTAATACAATTTTTATCGGCCTGCCTGGAGACTTCTCCGGAGAACTAGCATTACCACTATATGAATCAGCGAGAGAGAAAGGCCTAAATCTTGTCATTAATTCATTCAATGGCGGATATATCGGCTATATTATTAAGGACCAGTGGTATGATCTGAGCAAGTACGAAGCAAGGACCATGAGTTGGTATGGACCTGACAATGGAGCTTACATTTCTAACGTAATCGAAAAGATTATTGAAAAGATTACCATAGAAGAGTAG